One region of Juglans regia cultivar Chandler chromosome 4, Walnut 2.0, whole genome shotgun sequence genomic DNA includes:
- the LOC109017856 gene encoding uncharacterized protein LOC109017856, with amino-acid sequence MCRALCAKNKLGFINGTLSKPKKVTDPLHEAWERCNDLVVSWLHNSINPTLKSSIALVDDAKQIWDELKDRFTQQNGHRIFQLKKSLTGLQQENDPVSVYFGKIKTLWDELLIYDPMPDCKCGKLSVLLDRYQRDCVIQFLMGLNDSYSISRDQIMLLDPLPPINKIFSMIQQQEMQHTMLSSIPSPESMALAVRQPYSSYKPFSKPTQQPKRDRLFCTHCKIQGHSLDNCFKAGNAQAPVCAHCHMTGHIADKCYKLHGYPPGHKLHGKAKPLGFSSANMTSLEAEDSSDNKFNFTKDQYQQLLSLLQPKEVSIANHSINHVQTDCTHSPTMNGPFVMDHDWHG; translated from the exons ATGTGCAGAGCTCTCTGtgccaaaaataaactaggTTTTATTAATGGCACTCTGTCCAAACCAAAGAAAGTTACTGATCCCCTCCATGAAGCCTGGGAAAGATGTAATGATTTAGTTGTGTCATGGCTTCACAACTCAATCAATCCAACTCTCAAATCCAGCATTGCCTTAGTAGATGATGCTAAGCAAATATGGGATGAGCTCAAAGATCGATTCACTCAACAAAATGGGCATCGAATCTTTCAGCTCAAGAAGTCTCTAACAGGTTTGCAACAAGAAAATGACCCAGTTAGTGTTTATTTTGGCAAAATTAAAACTCTATGGGATGAACTCCTTATATATGATCCAATGCCCGATTGCAAATGTGGCAAACTTTCTGTGTTACTTGATAGGTACCAGAGGGATTGTGTCATACAATTCCTCATGGGCTTAAATGACTCTTACAGTATCAGTCGTGACCAAATTATGCTACTGGATCCATTGcctccaataaacaaaattttctcCATGATCCAACAACAAGAGATGCAACATACCATGCTTTCTAGCATCCCTTCACCAGAATCCATGGCCCTTGCTGTCAGACAGCCTTATTCCTCATATAAACCCTTTTCCAAACCAACTCAGCAACCCAAACGTGACAGGCTATTTTGTACTCACTGTAAAATTCAGGGTCATTCTCTCGACAATTGCTTCAAGGCAGGGAATGCACAAGCTCCAGTTTGTGCTCATTGTCACATGACTGGTCACATAGCAGACAAATGCTATAAATTGCATGGCTACCCACCAGGGCACAAGTTACATGGTAAGGCCAAGCCACTTGGATTCTCATCAGCTAACATGACTTCACTAGAGGCAGAGGATTCATCAGATAACAAATTCAATTTTACCAAGGATCAGTACCAGCAGCTTTTATCTCTATTACAGCCCAAGGAAGTTTCCATTGCCAATCATTCAATCAATCATGTCCAAACAGATTGTACCCACTCTCCTACCATGAATG GACCTTTTGTCATGGACCACGATTGGCATGGGTGA